One Jeotgalibaca porci genomic region harbors:
- a CDS encoding ComE operon protein 2, producing MEQRIPWNQYFMAQAVLLSLRSTCKRLEVGATIVRDKRIIAGGYNGSVSGDAHCIDEGCYMVDGHCVRTIHAEMNAVLQCAKFGIKTDGAEIYVTHFPCLQCTKMILQAGIKKIYYLKDYRNHEYALSLLDKMAIPYEQVQLNPDYFKSLVEMPTVESEDSHTHGTICPNEHTES from the coding sequence ATGGAACAACGTATTCCCTGGAATCAATATTTCATGGCTCAAGCCGTATTATTATCATTAAGAAGTACTTGTAAGCGTTTGGAAGTCGGTGCAACGATTGTCCGTGACAAACGGATTATAGCGGGTGGCTATAACGGTTCCGTTTCTGGCGATGCGCATTGTATCGACGAAGGATGCTATATGGTGGATGGCCATTGTGTACGGACTATACATGCGGAAATGAACGCGGTATTGCAGTGTGCAAAATTCGGTATTAAGACAGATGGCGCCGAAATCTACGTCACACATTTCCCGTGTCTCCAATGCACGAAGATGATTCTTCAAGCTGGGATTAAAAAAATCTATTACTTGAAGGATTACCGCAACCATGAATATGCTCTTTCTTTGCTTGATAAGATGGCTATTCCTTACGAACAAGTACAGTTGAACCCAGACTACTTTAAATCCTTAGTTGAAATGCCTACCGTTGAATCGGAGGATTCACACACACATGGTACGATCTGTCCTAACGAACATACAGAGAGCTAA